The proteins below come from a single Xiphophorus couchianus chromosome 20, X_couchianus-1.0, whole genome shotgun sequence genomic window:
- the LOC114135790 gene encoding hyaluronidase-2-like translates to MLHWTLRDWRVQLLIVLLWDGVCAPKVKPTTRPLYSKKPLLFAWNVPTQDCGSRHGVSLQLDQFQIVASPSQTFVGQNLTLFYHDRLGLYPYFKTDATPVRGGLPQIASLSQHLREMQKGVDKYIPNRDAVGLAVIDWEEWRPLWIRNWGPKDIYRKQSRELVRQKNPTWSEEQVGKVAQLEFEESAKNFMVETLRRAKHLRPNNLWGFYLFPDCYNHDYLKSLEGYTGRCPDLELARNEQLKWLWTESTALFPSIYIRKVLRSSSPGRQFVRHRVREGMRVSSSGDELAHPVFVYTRPTYNDHPEQLTEFDLVSTIGESVALGAAGIIMWGDVTHAKNKTTCSDLNAYLQGTLSQYLLNVSTAAELCSQTLCGSHGRCIRKRWDKDVYLHLNPLTHRIERRKGKLTVIGELGDSDKVLLDKNFQCQCYKGFQGKDCHTDQLHQKGAATRTRTSVLQFIIFLITVVLLC, encoded by the exons ATGTTGCATTGGACTCTTCGTGACTGGAGAGTACAGCTCCTGATTGTTCTGCTCTGGGACGGCGTCTGCGCTCCGAAAGTGAAACCTACAACACGGCCCCTGTACTCCAAGAAGCCCCTTCTCTTCGCCTGGAATGTCCCGACTCAGGACTGTGGTTCCCGGCATGGCGTTTCTTTGCAGCTGGACCAGTTCCAGATTGTGGCCTCGCCAAGTCAGACCTTCGTCGGGCAGAACTTGACCTTGTTCTATCACGACCGCTTGGGCTTGTACCCCTACTTTAAAACGGATGCGACGCCGGTGCGCGGTGGGCTGCCACAGATCGCCAGTCTCTCGCAGCACCTCAGAGAAATGCAGAAAGGTGTTGATAAGTACATACCAAACCGGGACGCTGTAGGTTTAGCAGTTATTGACTGGGAAGAGTGGCGGCCCCTTTGGATACGAAACTGGGGACCCAAAGACATCTACCGAAAACAGTCTCGTGAACTGGTGCGCCAGAAGAACCCAACTTGGTCCGAGGAGCAGGTGGGAAAAGTGGCCCAGCTGGAGTTTGAGGAGTCTGCTAAGAACTTCATGGTGGAGACGCTACGCCGCGCCAAACACCTGCGGCCCAACAATCTGTGGGGGTTCTACCTGTTCCCGGACTGCTACAACCACGACTACCTGAAGTCCCTGGAGGGTTACACGGGCCGCTGCCCCGACTTGGAGTTGGCCCGCAATGAGCAGCTGAAGTGGCTGTGGACGGAGAGCACGGCGCTCTTCCCCTCCATCTACATTCGCAAAGTGCTGCGCTCCTCTTCCCCAGGACGGCAGTTTGTGCGGCACCGTGTGAGAGAAGGGATGCGTGTGTCTTCATCCGGCGACGAGTTGGCACATCCTGTCTTTGTGTACACCCGGCCCACCTACAACGACCATCCGGAACAGCTGACAGAG TTTGACCTGGTGTCCACCATCGGGGAGAGTGTCGCTCTGGGAGCTGCAGGAATCATCATGTGGGGAGATGTAACGcatgcaaaaaacaaa ACCACCTGCTCTGACCTGAACGCGTATCTTCAGGGCACACTGAGCCAATACCTCCTCAACGTCTCCACGGCAGCAGAGCTCTGCAGCCAGACCCTGTGCGGTTCCCACGGCCGCTGCATTCGCAAACGTTGGGACAAGGATGTTTACCTTCACCTCAACCCCCTCACACACCGCATCGAGAGGCGAAAAGGCAAACTGACGGTCATCGGCGAGCTAGGAGACTCAGACAAGGTGCTTCTTGACAAGAACTTTCAGTGCCAGTGCTACAAGGGCTTTCAGGGGAAAGACTGTCATACAGACCAGCTGCACCAAAAAGGGGCGGCGACTCGAACCAGAACATCAGTGCTCCAGTTTATCATCTTCCTGATAACCGTTGTGCTCCTGTGTTAA